In one window of Schistosoma haematobium chromosome 5, whole genome shotgun sequence DNA:
- a CDS encoding hypothetical protein (EggNog:ENOG410N0JK~COG:T) produces the protein MICDEAFISSSLDNMSSENVSSWHTDIQPAVQHHIDLKSKLWSKEIQLDVCDRFSLSTLLDFMNMIRNLSSTHIKNNPTSDSPVDHTYLSLPSSVCLDKTSLTLHYPLSDYGSVHDILCKKEGGLNEKLVCAIMGRVVLCLDQLHNSGLLHRGLCSKHLLFKKTLDPNSKSHKLSVVLCGLGSMAQLPPSWSTVARNDLPFLYVAWRGWRLHESSGGESYSHPVAWYSPELLAQDFTGYSWSSDIYSLGLILYEMFTGQPPYIGCPPSLIFLKKMLQLDFPQLHYLKLRPKAYDLKNKN, from the exons atGATATGCGACGAGGCTTTCAT ATCTTCGTCTTTAGATAACATGTCAAGCGAAAACGTCAGTTCCTGGCATACTGACATACAACCAGCAGTCCAGCATCACATCGACCTTAAGTCAAAATTGTGGTCAAAAGAAATTCAGTTGGATGTTTGTGATAGATTTAGTCTTTCAACACTTCTTGATTTTATGAATATGATTCGGAATTTGTCGTCTACTCACATAAAAAATAATCCTACATCTGACTCACCAGTGGACCACACTTACTTGAGTCTCCCTTCCAGTGTTTGTTTGGACAAAACCTCACTGACATTGCATTATCCTCTCAGTGATTATGGCTCTGTGCACGATATTCTTTGTAAGAAAGAGGGCGGTTTGAACGAAAAACTGGTATGCGCCATTATGGGCCGAGTAGTATTGTGCCTTGACCAATTGCATAATAGTGGTTTACTTCATCGAGGTTTATGTTCGAAACATCTACTTTTCAAAAAAACGTTAGATCCTAACTCAAAGTCTCATAAATTAAGTGTGGTTCTCTGCGGCTTGGGAAGTATGGCACAGCTACCACCATCCTGGAGTACTGTGGCGCGAAATGATCTGCCCTTCCTTTATGTTGCATGGCGTGGTTGGAGGTTGCATGAGTCGTCAGGAGGTGAATCATATAGCCATCCAGTAGCATGGTACAGCCCGGAGTTATTGGCACAGGATTTTACTGGATATTCGTGGTCTTCAGATATATACAGTTTAGGTCTTATTTTGTACGAAATGTTCACTGGTCAACCGCCATATATAGGATGTCCTCCTTCTCTTATATTCCTGAAGAAAATGCTCCAGCTAGATTTCCCTCAACTTCACTAT TTGAAATTACGTCCAAAAGcatatgatttaaaaaataaaaactga
- a CDS encoding hypothetical protein (EggNog:ENOG410N0JK~COG:T), producing MICDEAFISSSLDNMSSENVSSWHTDIQPAVQHHIDLKSKLWSKEIQLDVCDRFSLSTLLDFMNMIRNLSSTHIKNNPTSDSPVDHTYLSLPSSVCLDKTSLTLHYPLSDYGSVHDILCKKEGGLNEKLVCAIMGRVVLCLDQLHNSGLLHRGLCSKHLLFKKTLDPNSKSHKLSVVLCGLGSMAQLPPSWSTVARNDLPFLYVAWRGWRLHESSGGESYSHPVAWYSPELLAQDFTGYSWSSDIYSLGLILYEMFTGQPPYIGCPPSLIFLKKMLQLDFPQLHYNETNPPSAEMEAIYKACTHYDPKQRPSTKDLLNMPWIQNGLNIVITTSELDSLR from the exons atGATATGCGACGAGGCTTTCAT ATCTTCGTCTTTAGATAACATGTCAAGCGAAAACGTCAGTTCCTGGCATACTGACATACAACCAGCAGTCCAGCATCACATCGACCTTAAGTCAAAATTGTGGTCAAAAGAAATTCAGTTGGATGTTTGTGATAGATTTAGTCTTTCAACACTTCTTGATTTTATGAATATGATTCGGAATTTGTCGTCTACTCACATAAAAAATAATCCTACATCTGACTCACCAGTGGACCACACTTACTTGAGTCTCCCTTCCAGTGTTTGTTTGGACAAAACCTCACTGACATTGCATTATCCTCTCAGTGATTATGGCTCTGTGCACGATATTCTTTGTAAGAAAGAGGGCGGTTTGAACGAAAAACTGGTATGCGCCATTATGGGCCGAGTAGTATTGTGCCTTGACCAATTGCATAATAGTGGTTTACTTCATCGAGGTTTATGTTCGAAACATCTACTTTTCAAAAAAACGTTAGATCCTAACTCAAAGTCTCATAAATTAAGTGTGGTTCTCTGCGGCTTGGGAAGTATGGCACAGCTACCACCATCCTGGAGTACTGTGGCGCGAAATGATCTGCCCTTCCTTTATGTTGCATGGCGTGGTTGGAGGTTGCATGAGTCGTCAGGAGGTGAATCATATAGCCATCCAGTAGCATGGTACAGCCCGGAGTTATTGGCACAGGATTTTACTGGATATTCGTGGTCTTCAGATATATACAGTTTAGGTCTTATTTTGTACGAAATGTTCACTGGTCAACCGCCATATATAGGATGTCCTCCTTCTCTTATATTCCTGAAGAAAATGCTCCAGCTAGATTTCCCTCAACTTCACTAT AATGAAACTAATCCGCCCAGTGCTGAAATGGAAGCAATCTACAAAGCTTGTACGCATTATGATCCAAAACAACGTCCATCTACAAAAGATTTACTAAATATGCCATGGATACAAAATGGTTTAAACATAGTTATCACAACTAGCGAGTTAGATTCCTTACGTTGA
- a CDS encoding hypothetical protein (EggNog:ENOG410N0JK~COG:T): MSSENVSSWHTDIQPAVQHHIDLKSKLWSKEIQLDVCDRFSLSTLLDFMNMIRNLSSTHIKNNPTSDSPVDHTYLSLPSSVCLDKTSLTLHYPLSDYGSVHDILCKKEGGLNEKLVCAIMGRVVLCLDQLHNSGLLHRGLCSKHLLFKKTLDPNSKSHKLSVVLCGLGSMAQLPPSWSTVARNDLPFLYVAWRGWRLHESSGGESYSHPVAWYSPELLAQDFTGYSWSSDIYSLGLILYEMFTGQPPYIGCPPSLIFLKKMLQLDFPQLHYVSSFFLNI, translated from the coding sequence ATGTCAAGCGAAAACGTCAGTTCCTGGCATACTGACATACAACCAGCAGTCCAGCATCACATCGACCTTAAGTCAAAATTGTGGTCAAAAGAAATTCAGTTGGATGTTTGTGATAGATTTAGTCTTTCAACACTTCTTGATTTTATGAATATGATTCGGAATTTGTCGTCTACTCACATAAAAAATAATCCTACATCTGACTCACCAGTGGACCACACTTACTTGAGTCTCCCTTCCAGTGTTTGTTTGGACAAAACCTCACTGACATTGCATTATCCTCTCAGTGATTATGGCTCTGTGCACGATATTCTTTGTAAGAAAGAGGGCGGTTTGAACGAAAAACTGGTATGCGCCATTATGGGCCGAGTAGTATTGTGCCTTGACCAATTGCATAATAGTGGTTTACTTCATCGAGGTTTATGTTCGAAACATCTACTTTTCAAAAAAACGTTAGATCCTAACTCAAAGTCTCATAAATTAAGTGTGGTTCTCTGCGGCTTGGGAAGTATGGCACAGCTACCACCATCCTGGAGTACTGTGGCGCGAAATGATCTGCCCTTCCTTTATGTTGCATGGCGTGGTTGGAGGTTGCATGAGTCGTCAGGAGGTGAATCATATAGCCATCCAGTAGCATGGTACAGCCCGGAGTTATTGGCACAGGATTTTACTGGATATTCGTGGTCTTCAGATATATACAGTTTAGGTCTTATTTTGTACGAAATGTTCACTGGTCAACCGCCATATATAGGATGTCCTCCTTCTCTTATATTCCTGAAGAAAATGCTCCAGCTAGATTTCCCTCAACTTCACTATGTAAgttctttttttctaaatatataG